The Falco biarmicus isolate bFalBia1 chromosome 7, bFalBia1.pri, whole genome shotgun sequence genome contains the following window.
AACATGTTACCTTACAGGATTATATGACTTAACAGCTCAAAGTAGCTAGCTCAGCTGCACAGTAGCACATGGCCTTCTACTGAAGGACTGTATTAAGCAgatcaaaatataaaatattaatataggCTCAGAAAGAACCACAACACCTTATCAACATCCTACTATCTAACTCTGATTTACAAAGTTTTGATCCTGTAGGCTCTGGCAACAGGATATAGTAAATGTAAGATGTACCACAAAACTTAAGTACATACTGGCAGAAGCTCCCAAACAAGTTATTCACAGTTATTTTCACCAAGATTTATTTACATGACACTTAGAAGTTTGAAAATAacaatcccccccccccccccccccccccccccggaggACAAACACTGCCTACCTATCAAAGCAGGGACTAATGGAAACAACTCACGGAACCATCCCCTTTGTGGCCAAAGACTTACTAAAACCTGTAAATAAATGACACTGGCATGAGAACTGCTTCTAAACGTCAGTTCCAAGTGTTTTATCTGAAGCGCTACCTGGATTCagctaaattttattttaaccaggcatttcagagaaacagaCTTCAAACCACACGCTTAATTCTCCACGACACAAACGCACATGTGCACATCTGTCATCAACGTCTTTACAAAGCGGACTCTAAGCAGAGCAGCATTCCCAAATGGCATCTCTATCCCGCTTCATCGGAAGCCAGGAAGATCTGGCTTTGTAACGGAGGCGATTGCCTTCGCTACCTTGGGAGGACTGATGCACTTAACTCACTGACAGAGTCAAAGGCTagcaggtaaaaagaaaaagcgaCAGGTTAAAGcagctttgttttactttgaaCTGCTGCAGATTTCGAGTTGCTGAGGAACAGTGAACCCCCACCCCATCACATCTCTCTCAACTTTCTCCGGCATAAGCTAGAACAGAGCAAAACCGGAACAAAACCCAagcatggaaggaaaaaaaaccccacaccaccaGTTTATATCTAATACATGCTGGATCAGGTCTTTAAACCGTAGGTCTGTGTTTAAAATGGTGAGTGaacctccagcagcagagcgAGGGGCAAATCGAGCAAAACTaaggggacacacacacacacaaaaaaaattacttaaaaataaaaggagccCCAAAAGCAGAGACCTACCTTCCCGCCGGGCCCTGCCCAGGAAGGCGTGCTGCCCGGGGGCGGCCAgctcctcccgccgccgcggggaccccggcccggccccgctgccccgggcgggcgcggcggcggggcccgctCCCTGGGgtgggccgggggcggggggggcggcctcccctgccccacagcgGCACCCGTAgggttaaataaaaaaataatgactaaaagtaataataaaaggggggggggggggggcagaaggACGACGGCGCCTTTTTACCCTCCTGGCTCGTCCCGCTGCCGTCGCCACAAGCCTCCTCCCGCCCCGCGCTCGGCGACAAAATGGCAGCCCCGGCGGCTGGCAGTCATGTCGGAGAGGGCGCCCGGGcgcccctccgccgccgccgcccggccccgccgccgcagccgcaGTGCCGGCGGGAAGGCCCCCCCTCCGCCAACGCCTCATGGCGCACTTCCCCACACCGCCGCTACCCCCGGCCCGCCACAGCGggagccggcggcgggcgggccgggccggcggggctCCCCTCACGGCCCGgtggggcgggcagggccgccAGCCGTTCCCTCCGCcgcagctgaggaggaggaggaggaggaagaggaggaagggggagggggggggggagagaggaaaaaaacatggcGCCGCGTCCTACTTGCGGTGTGGCGTTGCCagcgcggggccgggagcggcccggcggggcgggggggggccgaGCCGGCCGGCCCCGCTCGCCTCATTGTGCCCCCCGCGCCCGAACAATGAGCCCCCCGCGGGCCTCTctgcgccgggccgggccgcgcctcaccgcccgccggggccggcggcgtGTGCCGCGGCGGTGGCGGGAGCTCTcctccccccgcacccccccgtcctcctcctcctcctcgcccaggagtttttaaactttaaagAGCAGGTTCCATCGACCTGCCCGCCTTTGTCCCTCGGACACCGCGCTTGGCCACCGAAAAGCCGCGGGGCCGCGTCCCGCCGCCTTGCCTCCGCCCTCCCCCCAGAGAGGTACGTTCgccccttcttccccttcccgTTCGTCttccgcggggccggggcgcacCTCGCCCTCCCGGCCATTATGCAAGGGCctggcgggggccggcggggcggggaggggagggggcttcCCCGCCGCTGCCCTCAGCCTCCCCGAGCCCCGGGTTCGCGCCCCGCCGGAGCGGGCTCAGGGCCCCGCCTGCCTCCGGGCACCCCCCCGCTGCCGACTCTGTTGgggtggtctttttttttttttttcctctctctccccccccccccccttttttttttttccaccctcgTCCTgacaaagttttttttctctctctcgtTTATTCCGCGAGACGCGGAACAACAACCTGAAGTCCGGCCCcgggggaaggaaaggggagggggggggagagaaaaacacgcacacgcacacatcCAGCCTTTTTGTGCGTGtgtggggatggagggggtgGAGAGTGCGTTTAtttcttgcaatattttttttattcaacgCTCGCGCTACCGGCGGCGATACCCGATCGCCAAAAACGCTAAGCATTggtttaaaattcttttcttttatcttctcagcatctggagagagggagagagagagaaagggcGCGTTCATGAGGACTACAAAGTTACAAATATGGCTCCCCAGTCTCTCTTGCCTGATCACTGCAAAGAAATGAAGACGCACTTTAAACTAAACCATTTGCAACTCACTCGCAGTCCCtgtctgcctctccctgcccagcacccagtACAAATATTTGCGAACTAAACACGCTGAGAGAGGAGCAccaacttatttttatttaatgcacGGCGAGCCCCCTCGAAGGCATCGCACACCGGCAGACTCAGGAGCAGCCTCTAGTTTCCCCCTAGACCATAACGCGTGCGCCTTCGGGCACCCCCAAATTGGGGTGCAcggccacacacacacacaggtagGCACCTCAAGGGCAGCAGCGgccccaccgccgccgccgctccccccgcggggctgggatgcacccccccgccccccccccccaaaaaaataatgtgggatggatttttattattattatgattattattttgcattgcTTACATCTGAGGGCGTCCTGTTCCGCAGCTCTAAGTGGATCCTTCTATTCATGTCCATGTCCGTGGCTGGTGGGAGTCGCTCGCTGTCGCCGGCTCCGCTCGTGCAGTGACACCGATGGAGACCCCCCCAAAGCCAGCGCGGTGAGGGACTTTGAGGGCTCAACCAGCTCCGCTCGGAATCCCGAGCCCCAGCACCGCGGCGAACACTAACCTGATAACTGCGGAGGCGGGCGCTCCCGGGGGCTCCGGCCTGACTGACGTCCGTCCCCGCCAACCGCGGCGCCGCAACGCGAGGCCGGAGCCAATGGGGCGGGCAAGGGGCGGTGGAAGCCAATGGGGGAGCGGCGCAGCCGGCCAGGGGGACAGCCCGGCTGGGAGCGGAGGATCATTCCGTGCTGGTGGCtgatggggaaggagcagcggcggctccgcggtggggctggggtgcgCTCTGCCTTctcccgccccgctccgcttCCCCCGCCTGCTGGAGCCGGGGGGGAGGCGCCGAggcgcggggcggggagcggcgctAGAGCCGGAGCCTCCCGGGCAGGGGCGCGCAgccaggagggagggaaaggtgcggagcggggcggcggagCGCGGGGAATGgcgcgggccggcggcggcggggcggggagagcgcggggcgggcgggccgccGCGCGGGGGAGGGGCGCCGATCTCCTCAGCGCGGCGCTGGCCGTGAGGGGAGGCGAGGCCAGGCCGGCTTGCCCTGCCGGGGAGCTCCGCGGGCCCCGGGCGGGAGGGCgcgcagcggggccgggcggcgagCGCTCGGTCAGCGCGGGGTGCTGCCGCTCCGGGTGCCCCTTCCGCGGGCGAGCGGGCTGAAGGGGCTTCGGGCAGAGAGGGGTAGGGCGGGGAGGCGGCGCTTGTGCGGAGAACCCCCGGGTCGGTCGGTTCCCTCTCTGGAAAGCTTTCCTGGGGGATGCTTGTCGCGGCTCTGAAGGTGTCACCAGCGCCTTGCCGTCTCTCGGAAGCCCGCTCCTGCTTTTGCTCACGTCCAGTCGTTGGATGAAGCGGTGGGGCCGGCTGGCCTGTGTTGCCAGCAGAAGGTATATTCGTTCTCCTCTACCTTTTGCCAGGCGGGCTTCTGGAACGAGGTGccagctgtgccctggcagggctcGCTGGCTGTGGCAGGTATCGGATCCGCTAGTGCTCTGACAGCGGCAAAACCCCATGCTCGCTCCTCTGCGTGTACTTGTGACTGGTTCTGTCAAACACAGGGCACCGTTTTTGTTAGGCGTAGCAGGCGATAGGTAAAATGAGCTTCATTCGCTTGGCGAGACTCCTTCTTGCCCCTTCGTGACAGAGTCACTGGAGTTTTGATGGACTTGTTAACCTTGCCTTCACCTCAGGTGGTTGGAAAAGACAGGGCTTTTAAAAATCCCCAGGAGTCATTTGAAACATTTGATGCTCAGAATCAACAAAAAGATGAGAATTGCTGGAAGACTGActtgtcaaaatattttgcagtgcaGGATGGAGATGCTTCTAATACCTGTGTCGCCTGCAGATAAGCTGTAATGAACGcagctggcagctaagcacAAGTTTGGTTGAGAGAGTCTGAGCTGGGACAAGGGTCAAGCTGGATCCAGCTTCAGGTAAAAAGTGTACCACTGGTATTCTCTAACAggctaaatatttttgtggtggtttaGGGCCTCATGATTTAGCTGTTAGAGCCattggattttggttttgtctgtggTGTAGACGGGTCACTATTTATTGTTCTGTGGCACTGGTTTCGGTGTAATCGAAGTTACTGCAGTAGTTCTAGAGTGCAAACTTTTCAAAGTGTTTAGGACTTCAGGATCAGggtgaattttattttagctcTGTTTTAAATTCTCCTTTACAGGTATGGACAAAGGTGGCCCCTGGGCTGAGGCTTCACAAAGGAAGTTTTGGTCTGGGATTTGTTTTCATGGCACAGGTGAAGAcctttggaaaagaactttTATCATGGAAACAAAGTAACTAAATTAAAGTGTATTAACTACACTGttataacttttaaaaaaatctgagaataCAGAgatactttttcctttgttttctcagaagaaagaaTGTCTTGTATGTTCTATTCACATGAAGTTGTAGAAAACGCCGCCCTGAAAACTATTGGGGGAAACTTACTCGAAGTTCGAAACCAAAATTAAATGTTGAAACTCGTTGATTTTCCCTCTGCCCCATTCACATGCGCGCTGCTTGTATTGCAAGGGTTTGAGAAGTCTTGAGAACTGTTTGGAGGACtaaaaatgaatggaaatgtTCCATAGGCCAAATACCTAAGCATCCTATCACAACggtaaataaattttaaataatgtcttTGTGGAGTACAGCTCTTCTTAAACAGAcggcaacaacaacaaaaaaaacccttgtcaCTGTACTAATACTCTCAGGAtaccaaaaaaaagtaagttgGATTTAAAAATGGATATGATGATGCCATTTAAAATGAGGATCcaattttgctgtttttaataGAGGGAGAAACTGTTTACATTTTGATGAAGCCATACTAGCTCTTAGGTGAGGAATTTTTATTATGTGTTTCTATGAATAAAGCTGTCAACTGTCTGTTGTAGATGTCATTGATTAGAAATACTGTATACTGACACAGTGTATGGAATCCTGCCTTGACGGAGTCCTTAACAGCGGAGCAGCAAAAGCAGTCTGAGCCCTGCTTACAATAGTGGGAAGCTGCTCTATAGGATCCCTGGTCAGTCTCCTGTTGGAAGATGAAAATATTCTCCATCCTTATCTGtatgttctgttttttaaagctcaAGTACAAAGAAGTTAATATTGTGAGTAATTGTTATAATCACTACAgttaatgtttgatttttttgtacaTGGTTCACATTTTTGTCCAATTTCTTCATTGCCTAAAAGAGATCTGTTGTTATCTCTATGCAAAGGAGGTTCTAAATGCAGGTTTGCAGCTGAAGCTGATCATATGTCAGAATCCTGGGCCAAAATCTGAAATACTAAAAACACCCGCTATGGAAACTTCAGTTATGGCTGAGCCTGTGTTAGCTTTTCATGTGCTTCTATATGATTATTTTCCAGGTATTTTCTGATCAAGCTTTATAGACTATTTAGTGTAACTGCAGTGTGGCCAATCGGGTGATTTCATCCACACTTTATATTTTGTTATGCatggtttatttgctttttttttttttaacatgagtACTGCAGCCTTGCATTAACACAGGTTTTGAATGAAGGGCTCCTATACATAAAGTGTATGCCTCATGTGTGAAATCTTACTGTGTTCTATGAGTAAAATTGTTGAATAGCTGAGCGTTTGCTGAAATGAGCTGCTGattgttttttgtggtttataaTACTCCTTTGTAGATCTGCTGATATCTTGTTTGTCCATGCTGCATCCGGACAATGCATTCCTTCATGTTTTGTGTAACATCGAAGTCTTCAGTCATTTCTGTGTATGTAGATACGGTAACTGGAAAGTGAAAATTTGTTCTTAAATTGTCCCTCTTCCTGCCCTTAACTTCCCCACCTGCCAGCATAGCTGGAAGATGGTCATTAAGGGCAATTTGGAACAGTATTAATTGCTGGTATCCAGGAATTTTgtggaaaaggaacaaaaatgagCATTGGCAAACCATATACATTTTCTGACAACACAATCTTATGCTTTGAGACCCTTAAAATCAATAGAAGAGTGCtataggcaaaaaaaaaaaaaaaaaagagctcaaGACATTGGATGAATAAGCTCTGGAGCTTATGGCCATTTTCAGAGGCTTGGATGTCAGTTGTCAGGCCTGTTGTCTGTTGTTCAGTTGTTTAAATCTCCCCAGTAGTGGTTAGCAAGGTGTAAACTGCATGGTCAAGTCTAAACCCAGAAGGGTTCTTGCTTATTGCTcggtttttaaaatgtaatcagTCCTTTGAGGGAGTTTTGGCAAGTTCAAAACAATATGTTTTTCAGTGCTTGCTTCTGGGGCTGGTGTATAATTGCTCTGGCATGTGAGTGATTCCATTGGTTTCCGCATTAATTGCTTGTGAATACTTCATGTTTGTGTCACAAtattctgttttccagcagtgttTCGAGTAAGGGATTGATACTCTACTGGGAAGCTCAGAcgagaaatgaagaaaagttatttaaagCAATGCATAGAATGGGAGGCAGCTGTTTTAAGTTAGCAAATTAGGAGGAGAAGAAGAGGTGAATACTTCTGGTATGTCTCAAAacatttccctccccccctcaGAGTTGAGTGTAGGATattatttacctttttattcACACAATATCAGGCATaccagcagagcctggaaaTTTGTAAATAACAGAACAGGGGAGGAAATTGTTCCACACATTTTTTGTGGGTCTGCAAGAATAGACTGATCAATATATACATTGATAAACCTTCTAGAACTTGTacactaatttttaaaatagtttagtTTTTTGCAAGTCTTTTGAAGTATgtccccccgccgccccagTTTCTGTTTGTCAGAGACAGTTGTTTATTTCCTACCAAAACTGGTTGTTGTAGTTGGTGTGCTTCTAGGACAGGTTTTAGATGAGTTTTGGAGGGtggtttgttttgattttttttttttaaaccaggaaATGCACTGTATATGGTCTCTCTTTGTGAAAAGGATGCTGAAGAGTATTTATTAAGTTCATTCTTTGGTGTTCTTTAGATAATCAGGCAATTTCTCATGTAAACTGGCAaatttatatgtatttcttttctgaaacaatcATTTTATTTATGAAGGAGGATGACACCATTACAAacaagtttgcttttttatggCTTTGATATTTGATTTTACTGGACAGGAtttaacaactgaaaaataatggtTCTGTTAGTTCCAGAGGCTTATAATATGTATCACTTATTTTGAATATTCAGCCATTCTTAGTATTGTTGGTCTTCCTTTTACAAGCTGTTTTTTCCATGATCAACTTCAGAACTTCTGTAAAATCTCATTAATTAGACACTGTAAACCAACAATATTATGGATTATCTTTATTGCTAGATAAATCTTTGGGGTAATTTGTgggtgaaatgaaaaataccctAAATTGAAGAACTAGCATAATTTTGAAGTCAAATGAGCAGGCCATGGAGCTTTCCTGAGTACGTTGTAGAGAATCAAAATAGAATAACCTGTTAAGATGTGTGACAAGAGGGAGAATGGGAaatcagcactttttttttttaacctgtcaTAAATCTGTGAGTGGGTCAGCACAGAAGTAGGAAAAGAACTTCAGAGATTCTTGCAAAACTCCtgataaaattccttttaaaaagctgacAAACTCAGCTGTGGTATggcaaaataaacacaaaatcagAGGTGGGAAAGAAATGACAATTATTAGTATAAAAAGTGTAAGGTTACATAAAGAATTCAGAGACTAAAAATGTGTGTTAGTGGATTTTGTAACTAGGGTGGAAAATACAGTGAATGGTGGTGTCAAAATGAAACTGTATTAAATGAGGTTTATTGAAAAGAGTTTGCAGGACTGATTTAGCTGTTCCTGAAGATGACGAGAGATGTTTGGAGGActcaaaatagaaaatttggAGATTCTTGCCAAATCTGAATGTGTGTTGGTATAAATAGAaaggtgttttgggttttgtttttatggcAGTTTGTCTGAGTAACTTGAAGCAACAGTAACACAATGTCAGGTTTTTACAAGGTGTGCACACCAGCAGCATGAATGTAGTTCAAAGTACAGTAACCTTACTGTCCCGCTAGGACTCTTAAGAAAACTTTTGGGACCATTTGACCAGTTCTGCTCTCttctgggggggaaaaaaggaaatgtgctTGTAGTTTTTATACTTTACAGAGTTATTAAGTTTTGATTCAGCAGAAGTACTTTGGAAGAATGGAGTGTGTTTCTTTCTTGCACTCAAAATAAGAAGCACTTGCTGTAGAAAGAGTGTATTCTACAAAACTTGCTGCAGTGGATGTGGGAGCTTTCAAGTCTGACAGTTTTAAGTAGTGAAGATGAAAGTGAGGACAGTTCTTGGGCAGGGGACTTCAAGAGGAATGTGATTCATGGGACATAGTTACTAGTGTAATTACCAGTGCAGCTGCTGTAGTAACTTCTGCCAGtagtaaaaaaatctgtccaGCACTCTACTGGTCGTAGTGTAAGTGATAAaggtggcagcagctgaagtGTCATACCTTGTTCTGCTTTCCAACTTCAGGCCAGCGCACATGGACGGCGCAGTTCCTGCAAGGTTTCACGCTGTCACCAGAGCTTCCCAGGGTTTCCTAAAGTGTTCAGGCTGGGCTAGAATTTTGGAATTGGAGGTGgtaagattttgttttgtgttttctgtacgTAGCAGTGAAAGGGCAGGGATCTGGAGGGACTGCGTTAGTCTCATAATGactaaaatcttttaaattcaGGCAAGAAAACCCCCCAACActtaaacataaataaaaaaacacaaacataaaaaaccaccttctggttttgcactttCATTACACAAGGTTTTGTAtcagtaataaattaatttgtttcagtACTTCTTGCTGTGTTAATACCTTCTATTTGCCATTCCTTAAACTGTAGGTCAGactttttgtttattaataTGTTTCCAGTTATGTTGAATGGAACATTTCAGATTTGATTCAAAATGGAATTAGGGAGTGAGAAGCTCTTGAAAAATTTTGAGGGACAAGGGATAAGGAATGTTTTGCTAGATCcaggctttttttaaatataaagttctagttcaaatgagaaaaatctttcactGGGAAGTGGGGTACTTCTGAAGTACTAAccccaaaatattatttttttctcactaatGTGTCATTGAAACTCACTTTCCTAGCACTTGGTAAGTGTAGTTTCAATCCAAAATTGTTGAAGTGAATTGCAAAAGGTCCTGCATCAGTCTAGTGTCAAAGACAGGTCTGGAATTCAGGTACTCTGATTTTTATAGTCAGGGCAGTCTATTTAACTGCCTAGCCCCAACATCTGCATTAGCAGATAATAACATTTCATCTGTGCagtggaaataattattttgtccTATTTAAGAGAATACTTGGCTTCCTTCCTAGCTGTTCTGCATGTCAGTGACATGTATGGAGACATATGCAGCCTTCCTAGTTTCATTGAGTCTTCCTTATCCACTTCGAAGAACTGCCAGGCTTGCTTTTCTCAACCTCTCATCTGCCTGTTGCTTCCCTTTTGTCATTTCCACCTCCTGTTTCTTAAAAACTTGCCTTCTGCAGCTTGTTTGGCATTCTTGAACAAAGGCTTTCTGGCTTGATTTGGGAGAGAGGTGAAGAGGGAATCAGAAATTCCAGTGCACAAAGTTATCACAAGATTGTTAGCTATTTCTTGAAAACATTCTATAAGCATCCCTGACTGCTCCTGGTGACTGCTGTGGTACAATTCCTACAGCCACAAATTGAGTCCTATAGTACTCCTACTATAGGATTGAACTGTACTACAGGGCAGGAAGAGACGCGCTGTACCGCTCCCAAGCACGTCCTGACAGTAAATGCAGCAATGCTAAGTAGTATAGTTTTGTAGCTTACATCTGGCATGTATATGTCTGCACTGGGGCTCAGCCCTAATAAAgtgacctttttttcttttttgtggcAATGTTATGCATATTTTCTTTGTCATAGATGGCTATAAGTTTATGGAATGAGAGTCACATtgcacttttgaaaatgctgttaaaaattaacattctctacaacatttatttttgcttgaagGTTGTGgtgattgttttgtttggtttttttttttataatgatgAAACCCCCAAGCCCAAAAATTGTAGtttaatgctttttctgtgcCATCTTCAAAAACCTTTCCAATACGGAAGGCAGAGTgaaagctgattattttttaaaaaaattaaataatctccttttaaagccaaggaaacaaaatagTTCTAGtgctaaaatgaaaactacagTTTCAGCTGGTGTAAAAGCAGATTAGCAGATCTCTGACTTCTTCCTCAGCAATCAGGTCTTCACAGTTTCCAGAGTAGGTTATCTGAGTTTAATAATCCTTTAGTTTCATTGCTTTCCTTTGTGCTTCTTAATTTTTCTGCCTAATGTAAAGGTATGGTGTGTTGTACCTCCcgccatatttttttttttgcccattGACAAATAGTTTCATAGTTAAACTTGGAGGTCAGTCACAGCTGGTGATAGGATACGAAACTCCTTATTTAGCCAGCGCTCTGAAAGAGGGTTTTGCAATTCTTGTAATGG
Protein-coding sequences here:
- the LOC130152838 gene encoding transcription initiation factor TFIID subunit 4-like; the encoded protein is MAHFPTPPLPPARHSGSRRRAGRAGGAPLTARWGGQGRQPFPPPQLRRRRRRKRRKGEGGGERGKKHGAASYLRCGVASAGPGAARRGGGGPSRPAPLASLCPPRPNNEPPAGLSAPGRAAPHRPPGPAACAAAVAGALLPPHPPVLLLLLAQEFLNFKEQVPSTCPPLSLGHRAWPPKSRGAASRRLASALPPESIWREGEREKGRVHEDYKVTNMAPQSLLPDHCKEMKTHFKLNHLQLTRSPCLPLPAQHPVQIFAN